The Musa acuminata AAA Group cultivar baxijiao chromosome BXJ2-2, Cavendish_Baxijiao_AAA, whole genome shotgun sequence genome has a segment encoding these proteins:
- the LOC103976033 gene encoding acyl transferase 9-like, which translates to MLIQVTLFKCGGFVAGIRSDHAMGGGAGFDAFMQTVADMASGRAAPSVMPAWGREAIPNPAKPILMGGPPPVFTPMDLQKLAVGIPLDHINQLKSEYAKETGERCSTFDVVLAKVWQCRAQAIGLHPDADVRVAFAASTVHLLKDVLPEGFYGNCGYPLTVSEPSGKLTNASLVEVVTPSMRAEGKIV; encoded by the exons ATGTTGATCCAG GTGACACTGTTCAAGTGCGGCGGATTCGTGGCGGGCATCAGATCCGATCACGCGATGGGCGGAGGCGCCGGATTCGACGCGTTCATGCAAACCGTGGCAGACATGGCCAGTGGTCGCGCTGCGCCGTCTGTCATGCCGGCCTGGGGCAGGGAAGCCATCCCCAACCCAGCGAAGCCCATCTTGATGGGTGGTCCGCCTCCGGTCTTCACTCCCATGGACTTGCAGAAACTCGCAGTGGGCATACCTTTGGATCACATCAACCAGCTGAAGAGCGAGTACGCGAAGGAGACCGGCGAAAGATGCTCCACGTTTGACGTCGTGCTCGCCAAGGTGTGGCAGTGCCGCGCACAGGCGATCGGTCTCCACCCCGACGCCGACGTCCGCGTCGCCTTCGCCGCCAGCACGGTTCACCTCCTGAAAGACGTGCTGCCGGAGGGCTTCTACGGGAACTGCGGCTACCCCCTAACCGTCTCCGAGCCCTCCGGCAAGCTCACGAACGCGTCCTTGGTGGAGGTGGTGACCCCTAGTATGAGAGCCGAGGGCAAAATCGTATGA
- the LOC135605573 gene encoding uncharacterized protein LOC135605573, whose protein sequence is MAEAVLVVLVSFLSLALLSFSQDPDLKSGSAYDELRTSGFPVGLLPTNVLTYSLNRTSGAFAVDLDDRCRVTLPPDNYLATYSRRITGKLADRRISDLDGIRVKAFFRWWSITGIRSTGDDLVFEVGVVSAKYPSRNFDESPDCEGRSPRKAAS, encoded by the coding sequence ATGGCGGAAGCTGTTCTCGTCGTCCTCGTCTCGTTCCTCTCGCTCGCCCTCCTCTCCTTCTCCCAAGATCCTGACCTTAAATCTGGTTCCGCTTACGACGAGCTCAGGACCAGCGGGTTCCCCGTCGGCCTCCTCCCCACCAACGTCCTCACCTACTCCCTCAACCGCACCTCCGGCGCCTTCGCCGTCGACCTCGACGACCGTTGCCGCGTCACCCTCCCCCCGGACAACTACCTCGCCACCTATTCCCGCCGGATCACCGGCAAGCTGGCGGACCGCCGAATATCCGACCTCGATGGCATCAGGGTCAAGGCCTTCTTCCGTTGGTGGTCCATTACTGGGATACGCTCCACCGGCGACGATCTGGTGTTCGAGGTTGGCGTCGTCTCCGCCAAGTACCCCTCCCGTAACTTCGACGAGAGCCCTGACTGCGAGGGCCGCAGCCCTAGAAAGGCCGCCTCTTGA
- the LOC103976032 gene encoding uncharacterized protein LOC103976032 isoform X1 gives MLLRRSSETLRLSLIHRRPFSHAAAITPKEGAPLDPLAPLEYLEGLPRPDPKHAETIMAVPRASSGKIISAKERKAGRVPSIVFEQENGEEGGNKRLVSVQAKQVRKLVDHLGQSFFLSRLFELEVRSEFGGAGDLIEKVRVLPRKLHLHSATDAPLNVTFLRAPSSALLKVDVPLVFRGEDASPGLRKGSYLNVIKRTVKYLCPADIVPPYIDVDLSELDVGQKLDRGLRRRKNLNESSPKQASEPYQQMFGICCHPLPPVHFRDFPDDDSG, from the exons ATGTTGCTTCGCCGCTCGTCGGAAACTCTGCGGCTCAGTCTCATCCACCGTCGCCCGTTCTCACATGCGGCGGCGATCACCCCGAAGGAGGGGGCGCCGCTGGATCCTCTGGCCCCCCTCGAGTACCTGGAAGGGCTCCCGAGACCCGACCCGAAGCACGCGGAGACGATCATGGCGGTCCCGCGGGCGTCCTCCGGGAAGATCATTTCGGCGAAGGAGAGGAAGGCCGGGAGGGTGCCCAGCATCGTGTTCGAGCAGGAGAACGGGGAGGAGGGAGGGAACAAGCGGCTCGTCTCCGTCCAGGCGAAGCAGGTTCGGAAGCTTGTTGACCATTTAGGCCAGTCTTTCTTTCTCTCCAGGCTTTTTGAGCTCGAGGTGCGCTCGGAGTTCGGTGGCGCCGGGGATCTTATCGAAAAAGTTCGCGTCTTGCCACGGAAG TTGCATCTCCACTCGGCCACTGATGCACCCTTGAATGTGACATTTTTGAGAGCTCCTTCATCGGCATTGTTAAAAGTTGATGTTCCTCTTGTATTCAGAGGAGAAGATGCATCTCCTGGACTTAGAAAGG GTTCCTACTTGAATGTCATAAAAAGGACAGTCAAGTATCTTTGCCCTGCGGACATTGTTCCACCATACATCGATGTTGATCTGAGTGAATTGGATGTGGGCCAGAAGTTG GATCGGGGGCTCAGGAGAAGAAAAAATCTAAATGAGTCTTCTCCGAAGCAAGCCAGTGAACCATATCAACAGATGTTTGGTATCTGCtgtcatcctcttcctcctgtGCACTTTCGAGATTTTCCAGATGATGATTCAGGCTAG
- the LOC103976032 gene encoding uncharacterized protein LOC103976032 isoform X2, which translates to MLLRRSSETLRLSLIHRRPFSHAAAITPKEGAPLDPLAPLEYLEGLPRPDPKHAETIMAVPRASSGKIISAKERKAGRVPSIVFEQENGEEGGNKRLVSVQAKQVRKLVDHLGQSFFLSRLFELEVRSEFGGAGDLIEKVRVLPRKLHLHSATDAPLNVTFLRAPSSALLKVDVPLVFRGEDASPGLRKGSYLNVIKRTVKYLCPADIVPPYIDVDLSELDVGQKLVMRDLKVHPRLQLLQSPDQPVCKIAGSGAQEKKKSK; encoded by the exons ATGTTGCTTCGCCGCTCGTCGGAAACTCTGCGGCTCAGTCTCATCCACCGTCGCCCGTTCTCACATGCGGCGGCGATCACCCCGAAGGAGGGGGCGCCGCTGGATCCTCTGGCCCCCCTCGAGTACCTGGAAGGGCTCCCGAGACCCGACCCGAAGCACGCGGAGACGATCATGGCGGTCCCGCGGGCGTCCTCCGGGAAGATCATTTCGGCGAAGGAGAGGAAGGCCGGGAGGGTGCCCAGCATCGTGTTCGAGCAGGAGAACGGGGAGGAGGGAGGGAACAAGCGGCTCGTCTCCGTCCAGGCGAAGCAGGTTCGGAAGCTTGTTGACCATTTAGGCCAGTCTTTCTTTCTCTCCAGGCTTTTTGAGCTCGAGGTGCGCTCGGAGTTCGGTGGCGCCGGGGATCTTATCGAAAAAGTTCGCGTCTTGCCACGGAAG TTGCATCTCCACTCGGCCACTGATGCACCCTTGAATGTGACATTTTTGAGAGCTCCTTCATCGGCATTGTTAAAAGTTGATGTTCCTCTTGTATTCAGAGGAGAAGATGCATCTCCTGGACTTAGAAAGG GTTCCTACTTGAATGTCATAAAAAGGACAGTCAAGTATCTTTGCCCTGCGGACATTGTTCCACCATACATCGATGTTGATCTGAGTGAATTGGATGTGGGCCAGAAGTTGGTAATGCGAGACCTGAAGGTTCATCCTAGACTCCAATTGCTTCAATCACCGGATCAACCTGTGTGTAAAATTGCAGGATCGGGGGCTCAGGAGAAGAAAAAATCTAAATGA
- the LOC135605574 gene encoding uncharacterized protein LOC135605574 yields the protein MARKRKSEATGLDEADRTLYSTFCAAANSLSQLYTQAMNQQKLAFQAGERHALEKLYQWIVRKHEEGSRITVSDIVTHIQSEMDYTGEDALITPRSPFQHQHQQTTMHIANSGVQPPSGLFGQPTVGLAPRSGHADQVKNSVFSNALSSPVRRSLQPYQLAQGSGFFPNADLQTGNAGARNQDSNQNREANSLSSNDSSMDNAESPPHESY from the exons ATGGCGAGGAAGCGGAAATCGGAGGCGACGGGGCTCGATGAGGCCGATCGGACGCTGTACTCCACCTTCTGCGCTGCCGCTAATTCCCTCTCGCAGCTCTACACGCAGGCCATGAACCAGCAGAAGCTTGCCTTCCAGGCCGGCGAGCGTCATGCGCTG GAGAAGCTTTATCAATGGATCGTGAGAAAGCATGAGGAAGGGTCAAGGATTACTGTATCTGATATAGTTACCCATATTCAG AGTGAGATGGATTATACTGGAGAAGATGCATTAATCACTCCAAGATCACCATTCCAACATCAACACCAACAAACAACAATGCACATAGCAAACTCTGGTGTCCAACCTCCATCTGGTTTGTTTGGACAGCCAACAGTTGGACTTGCCCCCCGAAGTGGTCATGCTGATCAAGTGAAAAACTCAGTTTTCTCAAATGCCCTTTCCAGCCCTGTACGCAGGAGCCTTCAACCATATCAGCTTGCTCAAGGAAGTGGATTTTTTCCAAATGCTGATCTACAGACCGGAAATGCAGGAGCTAGAAACCAGGATTCAAATCAAAACCGGGAAGCTAATTCTCTCAGCTCCAACGATTCATCTATGGATAACGCAGAGAGCCCACCTCACGAATCTTATTGA
- the LOC135604983 gene encoding cytokinin riboside 5'-monophosphate phosphoribohydrolase LOG7-like — protein MKGDNDMVFMAAEVTVEKKSRFRRICVFCGSQCGKKTSYQEAAIELGKELVNSGIDLVYGGGSIGLMGLVSHAVHDGGRHVLGVIPKSLMQKELTGGTVGEVRAVSDMHERKAEMARQADAFIALPGGYGTLEELLEVITWAQLGIHKKPVGLLNVDGFYNSLLSFIDMAVEEGFISQAARHIIISAHSAKELMRKLEEYVPEYESTVVWDTEQKALSFVPELESSIAS, from the exons ATGAAGGGAGACAATGACATGGTGTTCATGGCGGCAGAGGTGACAGTGGAGAAGAAATCCAGGTTTCGGAGGATATGCGTGTTCTGCGGGAGTCAGTGCGGGAAGAAGACTAGCTACCAGGAGGCCGCCATCGAGCTCGGCAAGGAACTG GTGAACAGTGGAATCGATCTGGTGTACGGAGGAGGGAGCATTGGGTTGATGGGCCTCGTTTCTCACGCAGTTCATGATGGGGGACGCCATGTCTTGGG GGTTATTCCGAAATCCTTGATGCAGAAGGAG CTTACTGGTGGAACAGTTGGAGAAGTTAGAGCTGTATCAGACATGCATGAAAGGAAAGCTGAGATGGCTCGCCAGGCAGATGCCTTCATTGCTTTGCCTG GTGGATATGGGACACTCGAGGAACTACTTGAGGTCATTACATGGGCTCAGCTTGGAATCCACAAGAAGCCG GTTGGACTGCTGAATGTTGATGGCTTTTACAATTCATTGTTATCATTCATTGATATGGCTGTCGAGGAAGGGTTCATATCACAAGCTGCTCGCCACATCATTATATCTGCCCATTCAGCCAAGGAGCTGATGAGGAAACTTGAG GAATATGTACCTGAGTACGAATCGACGGTGGTATGGGATACCGAACAGAAGGCACTGAGCTTTGTGCCGGAACTGGAGTCCAGTATTGCATCCTAA
- the LOC135605575 gene encoding ATP-dependent Clp protease proteolytic subunit-related protein 1, chloroplastic-like: MAVALRPLSISSPFDDVSLAPGRGASRELGLRSGVPKSSFLAPFKLSARSPHSLATASRKKAAWRCESRSSGSYEHIPKQFREENLKKGLMDNYKNIPKHLYGLTASQMDMFMTEDNPVRRQAEKVTEESISSARNYLDNGGMYSLTGINDGPSKYSMSVSMYRGGARGYGRPRSAPPDLPSLLLDARIVYLGMPIVPAVTELLVAQLMWLDYDNPSKPIYLYINSPGTQNENKETVASETEAYAIADMMAYCKSKVYTVNCGMAYGQAAMLLSLGAKGYRALQPNASTKLYLPKVNKSSGAAIDMWIKAKELDANTDYYIELLAKGIGKPKEEISKDIQRPKYFQAQDAIAYGIADKIIDSRDAAFEKRNYDEMLAQSKAMRRAAGAGPQAAPSGFR, from the exons ATGGCGGTCGCGCTGCGACCTCTCTCCATCTCTTCTCCATTTGACGATGTCTCCCTCGCACCCGGAAGAGGAGCCTCTCGTGAACTAGGTCTTCGATCTGGTGTCCCCAAGAGCTCATTTTTAGCCCCCTTCAAGCTATCGGCGAGGTCCCCTCATTCTCTCGCCACAGCTTCGAGGAAGAAGGCGGCCTGGAGATGCGAGTCACGGTCTTCTGGCAGCTATGAGCACATACCCAAACAATTTCGGGAGGAAAACCTCAAGAAGGGAT TGATGGACAATTATAAGAACATTCCTAAGCACCTATATGGCCTTACTGCTTCACAAATGGACATGTTCATGACTGAAGATAACCCCGTGAGGCGGCAAGCAGAAAAAGTTACAGAG GAAAGCATTTCTTCTGCAAGAAATTACCTTGATAATGGAGGGATGTATAGCTTAACAGGCATTAATGATGGCCCATCAAAGTACAGTATGAGTGTAAGTATGTATCGTGGTGGTGCTCGAGGATATGGAAGGCCAAGATCTGCTCCTCCAGATTTGCCTTCTTTGCTCTTGGATGCTCGAATTGTATACCTTGGAATGCCA ATAGTTCCTGCTGTCACCGAGCTTCTTGTTGCTCAGCTGATGTGGTTAGATTATGATAACCCCTCCAAACCTATATACCTATACATCAATTCACCTGGGACTCAA AATGAGAATAAGGAGACTGTTGCATCCGAAACTGAGGCTTATGCAATTGCTGATATGATGGCT TACTGCAAATCCAAAGTCTATACAGTAAACTGTGGCATGGCATATGGTCAGGCTGCAATGCTTTTATCTCTGGGTGCCAAGGGCTATCGGGCTCTGCAGCCAAATGCCTCCA CCAAATTGTATCTTCCAAAGGTGAACAAATCTAGTGGTGCGGCTATTGACATGTGGATCAAG GCAAAAGAGCTTGATGCCAACACCGACTATTACATAGAGCTGTTAGCTAAAGGAATTGGTAAACCAAAGGAAGAGATTTCAAAGGACATCCAGCGACCAAAATATTTCCAGGCGCAAGATGCTATTGCCTATGGAATCGCAGACAAGATCATTGACTCGCGAGATGCGGCATTTGAGAAACGG AACTACGATGAGATGCTAGCACAATCGAAAGCCATGAGAAGGGCAGCTGGAGCTGGTCCACAAGCAGCACCATCTGGGTTTAGGTAG